In Carassius auratus strain Wakin chromosome 36, ASM336829v1, whole genome shotgun sequence, the following are encoded in one genomic region:
- the LOC113055405 gene encoding protocadherin-20-like: MWNNKRGTCLHSKGELWGLFILLLYTSPLSCSSNFSHLIYKIKEGLPKGTLIGAISSDLKLDLSVNPPRSFNLELKTASQQYVNLNNTTGELFTSALEIDREALCAESHEGQGCAIFLDVLILPQQYFQLVKIKIIIEDVNDNRPHFPVGEIRVFVPENAPVNARFAVEQSAVDPDIGIHSVQTYWLVNDYGVFTLDVEENEGGELTPFLIITESLDRETQAEYVTDIIAEDGGTPPLLGTATLRIIIMDVNDNCPKFTESQVNVTLYGNASKGMQLARLQAYDPDEGANALITYTFSERVTQESRNLFHLDTNTGVLKLAGKIDNNTGKLFKLIVLANGPTCIPEVAMVTIHVIKQLSGPPVVIPRYIASEKDGVVSISESEPAFSPIALFTIKNTEPQQKIECLLEGTGPFRLVPYERFKNEYLLETTELLDYEQQQDYEIVIVVRNSHGLVVNTVVKVHVLDVNDNAPVFKQSFIEITVEENNPPNTFLAQLQATDADSESRGEVYYLLGADAPTIFDLDRSTGVLTVSTSLDREEKETYRFMVRAIDRGTPRKESIATVIITVQDRNDNSPRFINKDFTFFVPENFPGFGEIGALTVTDADAGENGWVALSILNGSDIFVIDTGRGALRAKTSLDREQQGTYYVWIEAIDGGEPALSCITMVTVLLLDVNDNPPTVLFPQSNQSYMLVLPNTLPGTSITEVYAVDRDTGMNAVIAYSIIKRTDGEPGSFDIDPYTGNITLRKSLSNRGLYSLWVKVRDHGQPELYSTVLVNLFVNETVSNETLIQSLLPRSVDIDHGVLPPDKEGRKGEQVPNLCGEYQVLLLALTATCLGLFLTVLSLVMFICCKKRKPKKKRLESEIPLNLINQEMVVKNLMEISNI, translated from the exons ATGTGGAACAATAAAAGGGGAACCTGTCTTCACAGCAAAGGAGAGTTATGG gGTTTGTTCATCCTCCTCTTGTACACCAGTCCCCTCTCCTGCTCGTCAAATTTCAGTCACCTCATCTATAAGATAAAAGAAGGATTACCTAAAGGGACACTCATAGGGGCTATCAGTTCGGACTTAAAATTGGATCTTTCCGTCAATCCTCCTCGCTCGTTCAATCTGGAGCTGAAGACGGCCAGCCAGCAGTACGTGAATCTGAATAACACGACGGGGGAGCTGTTCACATCTGCGCTGGAGATTGACAGAGAGGCTCTGTGCGCGGAGTCCCACGAGGGCCAGGGCTGCGCAATCTTTCTGGACGTGCTAATCCTTCCTCAACAGTACTTTCAGCTGGTTAAGATTAAAATCATTATAGAGGATGTGAATGACAACCGTCCGCATTTCCCTGTTGGCGAAATCAGGGTGTTTGTGCCGGAGAACGCACCTGTTAACGCAAGGTTTGCGGTGGAGCAATCCGCAGTAGATCCCGACATCGGGATTCACAGCGTTCAAACATACTGGCTTGTAAATGACTATGGCGTTTTCACATTAGACGTAGAGGAGAACGAAGGCGGTGAACTGACGCCGTTTCTAATCATTACCGAGTCTCTTGATAGGGAGACGCAAGCTGAGTATGTGACTGACATTATAGCCGAGGACGGAGGCACTCCGCCGCTTCTAGGCACTGCAACTCTGAGGATTATCATCATGGACGTCAACGACAACTGCCCTAAGTTTACAGAGTCACAAGTGAACGTTACTCTTTATGGAAACGCTTCTAAGGGCATGCAACTGGCTCGTCTACAAGCCTACGATCCTGACGAGGGAGCCAACGCCTTGATCACTTATACCTTCAGCGAACGGGTCACTCAGGAAAGCAGAAACCTGTTTCATTTGGATACAAACACTGGGGTTCTTAAACTAGCGGGAAAGATTGACAACAACACCGGGAAACTCTTCAAACTAATCGTGCTGGCCAATGGGCCGACTTGTATTCCAGAAGTTGCAATGGTTACCATTCATGTCATCAAACAGCTCTCTGGCCCTCCGGTGGTTATCCCACGTTATATTGCGTCCGAGAAGGACGGTGTTGTGAGTATAAGTGAATCAGAGCCAGCGTTTTCACCCATTGCTTTGTTTACCATCAAAAACACAGAGCCACAACAGAAGATAGAGTGTCTTCTTGAAGGTACAGGTCCGTTTAGACTTGTACCGTATGAGCGTTTTAAAAACGAGTACCTGCTTGAGACCACCGAGCTATTGGATTATGAGCAGCAACAGGATTATGAAATTGTTATTGTGGTTCGCAACTCTCATGGATTAGTAGTTAACACTGTAGTGAAGGTCCATGTGCTGGACGTTAACGACAATGCTCCGGTCTTCAAGCAATCTTTCATTGAAATCACAGTGGAGGAGAACAACCCGCCAAATACATTCCTCGCTCAGCTTCAGGCCACCGATGCAGACAGTGAAAGCAGAGGCGAGGTGTATTACCTACTCGGCGCTGACGCTCCCACCATTTTTGACTTGGATCGGTCAACCGGGGTACTGACGGTGTCCACTTCTCTTGACCGAGAGGAAAAGGAGACGTATCGTTTCATGGTGCGAGCCATAGACCGTGGCACGCCGAGAAAGGAATCAATCGCCACTGTGATTATCACCGTCCAGGATCGCAATGACAACAGTCCGCGGTTCATCAACAAGGACTTCACCTTCTTCGTGCCGGAGAACTTTCCAGGTTTTGGGGAAATTGGCGCTCTTACTGTTACGGATGCAGATGCTGGAGAGAACGGCTGGGTGGCGTTGTCCATTCTTAACGGGAGCGACATCTTCGTGATTGACACCGGACGGGGAGCGCTGCGGGCCAAGACCTCTCTGGACCGGGAGCAACAGGGAACGTACTACGTTTGGATCGAAGCAATTGACGGAGGCGAACCTGCTCTTTCTTGCATCACAATGGTGACTGTTCTCCTCCTGGATGTCAACGATAACCCTCCAACTGTTCTTTTCCCTCAGTCCAACCAGTCGTACATGTTGGTGCTTCCCAACACGCTTCCAGGAACGTCTATAACGGAGGTTTACGCGGTGGACCGGGACACTGGAATGAACGCTGTTATTGCGTACAGCATCATCAAGAGAACAGATGGAGAGCCAGGCTCATTTGACATTGACCCCTACACGGGAAACATCACCTTGAGGAAATCCTTAAGTAATCGAGGCCTCTACAGTTTGTGGGTTAAAGTCAGGGACCACGGTCAACCAGAACTCTACTCTACCGTTCTGGTCAACCTGTTTGTGAATGAAACAGTCAGCAATGAGACCCTCATTCAGAGTTTGTTGCCCAGAAGTGTAGATATTGACCATGGTGTGCTTCCTCCAGATAAGGAAGGGAGGAAGGGCGAACAAGTGCCAAATCTGTGTGGCGAGTACCAAGTGTTACTGCTTGCACTGACGGCTACCTGCTTGGGATTATTTCTGACCGTTTTGTCGCTGGTGATGTTCATCTGCTGCAAGAAAAGGAAACCAAAAAAGAAGAGGTTAGAGAGTGAGATTCCTTTAAATCTCATCAACCAAGAAATGGTGGTCAAGAACCTAATGGAAATTTCAAACATCTGA